The following proteins come from a genomic window of Gemmatimonadota bacterium:
- a CDS encoding sigma-54 dependent transcriptional regulator, producing the protein MKILVVDDDPGLRKSLTMILKDAEYEVLTASAGEDGLRIAAAAQPDIILTDVRMPGMGGLEFLDAYKESRGDALVLVMTAYGSTDLAIDAMKRGAYDYLPKPFGADEVLLTVKKAMEREKLRREVGRLRAQVRADQRFGEIVARAPAMVRALEIATKVAPHPSPVLVTGPSGTGKELVARLIHQESERSEMAFLPVNCGAIPETLLESEFFGYVKGAFSGADRDKPGLFEAADKGTLFLDEVGELPASLQVKLLRALQEGEIRRVGGTESQRVDVRVISATNRNLREEVEKGNFREDLYYRLAVVPIYLPPLRERPEEIPDLVHFFIERHSERLKIPVTGVEPEAMEVLLKHTWPGNIRELENLLEQAMVLSDRPTLRAEDLPERLRRPESSGAPSTNSDLGDDLSVKRHTASLEKRLIQLALERTGGNRTHAAELLELSPRALRYKIRDYDLE; encoded by the coding sequence GTGAAGATCCTCGTCGTCGACGACGATCCGGGGCTGCGGAAGTCCCTGACCATGATCCTCAAGGATGCCGAATACGAAGTCCTGACGGCGTCCGCCGGTGAGGATGGCCTTCGTATCGCCGCCGCGGCCCAGCCCGATATCATCCTGACCGACGTACGCATGCCGGGGATGGGCGGACTCGAGTTCCTCGACGCCTACAAGGAATCACGGGGGGATGCGCTCGTCCTGGTGATGACCGCGTATGGCAGCACCGACCTCGCCATCGACGCCATGAAGCGCGGCGCCTACGACTACCTACCCAAGCCGTTCGGGGCGGACGAGGTCCTCCTCACCGTAAAGAAGGCCATGGAGCGCGAGAAGCTCCGCCGGGAGGTGGGGAGGCTGCGCGCTCAGGTCCGAGCCGACCAGCGCTTCGGGGAGATCGTCGCCCGCGCGCCGGCCATGGTCCGCGCCCTGGAGATCGCAACCAAGGTGGCGCCGCACCCTTCCCCGGTGCTGGTCACGGGACCCAGCGGCACCGGAAAGGAGCTGGTCGCGCGTCTCATCCATCAGGAGAGCGAGCGCTCCGAGATGGCGTTCCTGCCGGTCAACTGCGGAGCCATCCCCGAGACGCTGCTGGAATCCGAGTTCTTCGGCTACGTGAAGGGCGCCTTCTCCGGCGCGGATCGGGACAAGCCGGGTCTGTTCGAAGCTGCCGACAAAGGCACGCTGTTCCTCGATGAGGTCGGGGAGCTCCCGGCCAGCCTGCAGGTCAAGCTCCTGAGAGCCCTGCAGGAGGGAGAGATCCGCCGCGTGGGCGGCACCGAAAGCCAACGGGTGGATGTTCGCGTCATCTCCGCCACGAACCGCAACCTCCGCGAGGAGGTCGAGAAAGGCAACTTCCGCGAGGACCTCTACTACCGCCTCGCGGTGGTGCCGATCTACCTGCCTCCGCTGCGCGAGCGGCCGGAGGAGATCCCGGATCTGGTCCATTTCTTCATCGAGCGTCACTCCGAGCGCCTCAAGATCCCGGTGACCGGCGTCGAGCCGGAAGCGATGGAGGTCCTGCTCAAGCACACCTGGCCGGGCAACATCCGCGAGCTCGAGAACCTGCTCGAGCAGGCGATGGTCCTCTCCGATCGTCCGACGCTCAGGGCCGAGGATCTTCCGGAGCGCCTGCGGCGCCCCGAAAGCTCGGGAGCGCCCAGCACGAACTCGGACCTGGGCGACGACCTCTCCGTGAAGCGCCACACGGCGTCGCTGGAGAAGCGCTTGATCCAGTTGGCGCTTGAACGAACGGGTGGCAACCGTACCCACGCGGCCGAGTTGCTCGAGCTTTCTCCGCGAGCCCTCCGCTACAAGATCCGGGACTACGATCTGGAGTAG
- a CDS encoding ATP-binding protein, which produces MPFKRTLLFSIAILYVSVLALAALSLYLVLPALDSVPRAILFAFALLGLSVGFLWAFGGALLSRTLLGPLDQLVSDTQRISAGDYRHRIAPVNTEELAALSEAVNAMAARLIHDQELLSENVRSLEETNRELIEASDEVIRSARLASVGTLASGIAHEIGNPLSAVIGFVDLAKSRSERGVFDPDLLQSALEEARRIDGIVRSLLHYARPRDEQRRPVDPVEVVLRVRNLLENQGRFERVKVIWTLPDEAPLVEMNPQELEQVLVNLLLNAIDALDGSKEGRIEVRLDVVEGEVYRAPSRRESDPPGVNYSHRRRISWDAGGLRVEPLQTTDRIVTITVQDNGPGIPEDHLPQLFDPFFTTKEPGKGTGLGLAVCSRLVEGMGGRIEGGNNPEGGARFTVRLPVGLETDEDEATADEPTEEQES; this is translated from the coding sequence GTGCCGTTCAAACGCACGCTCCTCTTCTCGATCGCGATTCTATACGTGAGCGTGCTGGCCCTGGCCGCGCTCTCGCTCTATCTCGTCCTGCCCGCGCTGGACTCGGTGCCGCGCGCCATCCTCTTCGCCTTTGCCCTCCTGGGCCTGAGCGTCGGGTTTCTCTGGGCGTTCGGCGGCGCGCTCCTCAGCCGCACGCTGCTCGGGCCCCTGGACCAGCTGGTCAGCGATACCCAGCGCATCTCTGCCGGGGACTACCGCCACCGGATTGCGCCCGTCAACACCGAGGAGCTGGCGGCGCTGTCGGAAGCGGTCAACGCGATGGCGGCCCGCCTGATCCACGACCAGGAGCTGCTCTCCGAGAACGTCCGGTCCCTGGAGGAGACCAACCGGGAGCTCATCGAGGCGTCGGACGAGGTGATCCGCTCCGCGCGACTTGCCTCGGTCGGCACGCTGGCATCGGGGATCGCCCATGAGATCGGGAATCCTCTGTCGGCCGTGATCGGGTTCGTCGATCTCGCCAAGAGCCGATCGGAGCGCGGCGTCTTCGATCCCGACCTGCTCCAGTCCGCCCTGGAGGAAGCCCGCCGGATCGATGGCATCGTCCGGTCCCTTCTGCACTACGCCCGGCCCCGCGATGAGCAGCGCCGTCCGGTCGACCCGGTTGAAGTCGTGCTTCGGGTTCGCAACCTCCTGGAGAATCAGGGCCGCTTCGAACGGGTCAAGGTCATCTGGACGCTCCCGGACGAGGCACCGCTCGTGGAGATGAACCCCCAGGAGTTGGAGCAGGTGCTGGTCAACCTCCTCCTCAACGCCATCGACGCTCTCGACGGCAGCAAGGAGGGTCGGATCGAGGTGCGACTGGACGTAGTGGAAGGGGAAGTCTACCGCGCCCCCTCTCGAAGGGAGAGCGACCCGCCCGGGGTCAACTACAGCCATCGGCGACGGATCTCGTGGGATGCCGGCGGCCTCCGGGTGGAGCCCCTCCAGACCACGGACCGGATCGTCACCATCACCGTGCAGGACAACGGGCCCGGAATCCCGGAAGACCACCTGCCCCAGCTGTTCGATCCTTTCTTCACCACCAAGGAACCTGGGAAGGGGACGGGGCTGGGCCTTGCCGTTTGCTCCCGACTGGTCGAGGGTATGGGGGGCCGCATCGAGGGAGGCAACAATCCCGAGGGAGGTGCGCGCTTCACGGTGCGCCTTCCCGTCGGGCTGGAGACCGACGAGGACGAGGCCACGGCGGACGAACCCACCGAGGAGCAGGAGAGCTAG
- a CDS encoding prepilin-type N-terminal cleavage/methylation domain-containing protein, with amino-acid sequence MKRAGFTLIELLIVVVVIGILAAIAIPKYNSMRSKAVLSTLRSDLANLAISQEAYYDDYYIYAGTTTGLGMTVTQSVTIAINESTSSGWAATASHPGLAGENCGIFHGNASAANASPAVQPGIIYCTTN; translated from the coding sequence ATGAAGAGGGCAGGCTTCACGCTGATCGAGCTCCTGATCGTGGTGGTCGTCATCGGGATTCTCGCAGCGATCGCGATTCCCAAGTACAACTCGATGCGGAGCAAGGCGGTGCTCAGCACCCTCCGCTCGGATCTGGCGAACCTCGCGATCTCTCAGGAAGCGTACTACGACGACTACTACATCTACGCGGGGACGACGACCGGGTTGGGGATGACGGTCACTCAGAGCGTGACCATCGCCATCAACGAGTCGACCAGCAGCGGGTGGGCCGCGACGGCCTCGCACCCGGGACTCGCAGGCGAGAACTGCGGAATCTTCCACGGCAACGCGTCTGCCGCCAATGCCTCACCGGCGGTCCAGCCTGGCATCATCTATTGCACAACCAACTAA